Sequence from the Candidatus Binataceae bacterium genome:
ATGCGATTTTCTCTGATCGATAGCGCGTCAAGTCACTCTTTTTTTGACCGGGCGCGCGTGCCAGCATTCATTTATGAGCTTCAGCCTGCTCGTCGTTGAAGACGAGGTTCGGCTTGCCGATTCGCTGGTGACGGGACTTAGCGAGGAGGGTTTCTCGGTTTCGTGGTCGGACACGGCGGAGCTGGCGGCCGAGCGGCTCCAGAATACGCAGTTCGATCTGATCGTTCTCGACATCCAATTGCCTGGTAAAAGCGGCCTCGACCTGTTGCGCGAGATGCGCGCGAGCGGCGCGACTACGCCGGTGCTGATCCTCACCGCGCATGGAACACTCGATGAGCGCGTGACGGGTCTCGACGCGGGAGCTGATGATTACCTCGTCAAACCGTTCGCCTTCGCCGAGCTGGTCGCGCGCTTGCGCGCGCTAATCCGCGGCAGGTCGGCGACCGCGGCGCCGATTCTTAAGGTCGGCGCGATTGAGTTCGACACGACGCGCCGCCGCGCGAAGTCAGGCGGCCAGCCTCTCAGTCTCTCGCCCAAGGAAACGATGCTGCTGGAGCTGCTGATGCGGCATGCGGGGCAAACCGTGACGCGCTCGATGATCGCGGAGACGGTTTGGGAGGCCGACCTCAACGCGTTTACCAATCTGATCGAAGTTTTCATCAACCGCCTGCGCCAGAAGCTGGGTCAGGGCGCGAAGATTCAAACCGTGCGCGGCGTCGGTTACTCGATTCACGCGCAATGACCTCAGCGGCCAGCGGCGCGCCGCTATGAGCATCCGGCTTCGCCTCACGATTTATTGGGCGCTGATTCTCGCCGGCATCCTCACGCTGGCAACCCTCGCTGCATATCAGTTCTTCGCCGGTCAGCGTTGGGCGTCGCTGGATGCGGCGCTGCTTGAAGAGGCTGACGACACCGCGACCGCGATCCAGAAAGCGGGACTGCCGGGCGCAATCGAGATCGTGAAGTCGCTCAGCCTCGAGCGCGATATCGCAGTTCGCCGGCGCGCCCGGTTGGTAATGTCGACCGGAGTGGTCGCGGACTTCGGCGATATGAGAATCATACCGCCGCAGCTCGATCCCGAAACGGCTTCCGACGGAATCTATGCGGTGGAAGGTCATCCTTCCCGTTTTGCGGTAAGCGCTGTGAAGATTAACGGGCATAAGGGGTTGCTCGAAGATGGCGCCGACGTGAGCGCTGTCATGGATTCACTCGAGCAGTTCCGCATTACGCTCATGCTGGTCGTGCCGCTTCTGCTGGTGCTGTGCGTGACGGGAGGATACTGGATCGTCGGGCGCGCGCTGGAGCCAATCGCAACGATGTCGGCGGGACTAACCGCGATTCAGCCCAACATGCTGAGCTCGCGGCTGGCGCCTCCTCCGGCCGACGACGAGGTCGCGCGAC
This genomic interval carries:
- a CDS encoding response regulator transcription factor, translating into MSFSLLVVEDEVRLADSLVTGLSEEGFSVSWSDTAELAAERLQNTQFDLIVLDIQLPGKSGLDLLREMRASGATTPVLILTAHGTLDERVTGLDAGADDYLVKPFAFAELVARLRALIRGRSATAAPILKVGAIEFDTTRRRAKSGGQPLSLSPKETMLLELLMRHAGQTVTRSMIAETVWEADLNAFTNLIEVFINRLRQKLGQGAKIQTVRGVGYSIHAQ